The following are from one region of the Alkalimarinus sediminis genome:
- a CDS encoding ExbD/TolR family protein has translation MRRKHRKLHVEAELDITAFMNLMIVLVPVLLLSMVFAHTSILELNFPAGPSESDLNDENFQLQVVIRPNALVVADSKGGLIKRIDNQDTQYQFAELRELLKQLKARIPDKKDISLLAEKDTSYQTLVTAMDTVRSYPAVVAASVVEAELFPDISIGDAPELSAISGQSTLSDQQGEIGSNSNSKSGSAGGAQ, from the coding sequence ATGAGAAGGAAACATAGAAAACTACACGTTGAGGCAGAACTGGATATTACTGCGTTCATGAATTTAATGATCGTGCTAGTGCCTGTTTTGCTGCTTAGTATGGTGTTTGCGCATACCAGTATATTAGAGCTGAATTTTCCTGCGGGGCCGTCTGAGTCAGATCTCAACGATGAAAACTTTCAGTTGCAAGTGGTTATTCGACCTAATGCACTGGTGGTAGCAGACTCCAAAGGTGGGTTGATTAAGCGGATTGATAATCAAGATACACAATATCAGTTTGCTGAGTTGCGTGAGCTACTAAAACAGTTGAAAGCAAGAATTCCTGATAAAAAAGACATTTCATTGTTAGCGGAAAAAGATACCTCCTATCAAACCTTGGTAACAGCTATGGATACTGTTCGTTCGTACCCTGCGGTAGTGGCGGCGAGTGTGGTGGAGGCTGAGTTATTCCCCGATATTTCTATTGGTGATGCACCTGAATTGTCTGCGATTAGCGGGCAATCAACGCTTAGTGACCAGCAGGGTGAAATCGGTAGCAATTCAAACTCTAAGAGTGGCAGTGCAGGGGGGGCTCAATGA
- a CDS encoding ExbD/TolR family protein, with protein sequence MKVSRRANRMKRHYGRMHKTGGLNLVSLMDIFTILVFFLMVNSSDVKVLQQNPSIKLPESTANVDTKETLVLTIVGSDILIQGRKVADLNELSGDEQVITGIKSELEYQASRNRRLLDENANMSGLPITIMGDKDIPYRSLKKIMESCVAANYTNISLAVSRAARKEEG encoded by the coding sequence ATGAAAGTATCACGTAGAGCCAACCGTATGAAGCGTCACTATGGGCGAATGCACAAAACGGGTGGCCTGAACTTAGTTTCGCTAATGGATATTTTCACAATCCTAGTGTTTTTCTTGATGGTGAACTCTTCTGATGTAAAGGTTCTTCAGCAAAACCCATCCATTAAGTTGCCTGAATCTACCGCAAATGTAGATACTAAGGAGACACTGGTACTGACTATTGTCGGTAGCGATATTCTGATTCAAGGCCGCAAAGTAGCGGATCTCAATGAGTTGTCTGGTGACGAACAGGTTATCACAGGCATTAAGAGTGAGCTGGAATACCAAGCTTCGCGCAATAGACGACTATTGGATGAAAATGCCAATATGAGTGGATTGCCGATCACCATAATGGGGGATAAAGACATCCCTTATCGGTCACTTAAAAAAATCATGGAGAGCTGTGTAGCAGCAAACTACACTAACATCTCGTTGGCGGTATCCAGGGCTGCTCGCAAGGAGGAGGGATAG
- a CDS encoding AgmX/PglI C-terminal domain-containing protein, protein MSHYADNLVLPWSKVSNESKRYWGIVLLLFILTLPIALIIPNIELPEKERSQLEALPPQLAKVIIEKKKAEVKPKEEPEPPKKEEPEKKPEEPKKEPKPEPKPEPKPKPKPEIKKTPPKEVVEEARKVAKSSGLLALQDDLADMRATLDTSALTTTPNMVANTIAATASAVDAGRALQGSGGVNTSEMAVPAETVALTQRESTVLEESEAEKRTAEAKKKASERSSGNIRRVFDQNKSSLFTLYHRELRKDPSIEGKLVLKLTIEPDGAVSSCEVVSSDLNSPSLEKKIVSRVRLFNFGAKPVGAKMITYPIDFFQS, encoded by the coding sequence ATGAGTCACTATGCCGATAACCTTGTGCTGCCTTGGAGTAAGGTTTCAAATGAGTCCAAACGTTATTGGGGTATCGTTCTTCTACTGTTTATTTTAACGTTACCTATAGCGCTGATTATTCCCAATATTGAGTTGCCAGAAAAAGAGCGATCTCAGTTAGAAGCCTTACCGCCTCAGTTGGCTAAAGTTATTATCGAAAAGAAAAAGGCTGAAGTTAAACCTAAAGAAGAGCCTGAACCACCTAAAAAAGAAGAACCTGAAAAAAAGCCAGAAGAGCCTAAAAAAGAGCCAAAGCCTGAGCCTAAACCTGAGCCAAAGCCCAAACCTAAGCCAGAAATCAAAAAAACTCCACCTAAAGAAGTGGTAGAGGAAGCGAGAAAAGTCGCAAAATCTAGCGGGTTGTTAGCGCTGCAAGATGATCTGGCAGATATGCGAGCCACATTAGATACTAGCGCTCTAACGACAACCCCTAACATGGTGGCAAATACCATTGCAGCAACTGCAAGCGCAGTTGATGCGGGTAGGGCGTTACAGGGTAGTGGGGGTGTTAACACGTCTGAAATGGCTGTTCCCGCAGAGACTGTGGCATTGACTCAACGAGAAAGCACTGTTCTGGAAGAGAGCGAGGCAGAAAAGCGTACAGCTGAGGCTAAGAAGAAGGCGAGTGAGAGAAGCAGCGGTAATATAAGACGCGTGTTTGATCAAAACAAATCGTCATTATTTACGCTTTATCATCGTGAATTGAGAAAAGACCCCTCTATTGAAGGTAAATTAGTATTAAAGCTAACAATAGAGCCAGATGGTGCAGTGTCGTCTTGTGAGGTTGTTTCTTCAGACCTTAACTCTCCTTCATTGGAGAAGAAGATAGTGTCTAGGGTCCGACTATTCAACTTTGGTGCGAAGCCGGTTGGGGCTAAAATGATAACCTACCCGATTGACTTCTTTCAGTCATAA
- a CDS encoding MaoC/PaaZ C-terminal domain-containing protein, whose translation MEALENITYDELNIGDSATYTRTLTEEELVLFAAVSGDVNPVHLDKDYASKSLFKERIAHGMWSGALISAALATVIPGPGTVYLEQSLNFKRPVKLEDTLTIKLTVLRKEERSRVVFECEAINQEGNIVVTGEAKVIAPSEKISLERPVLPKITIGELPDA comes from the coding sequence ATGGAAGCGTTAGAAAATATTACCTATGACGAACTAAACATTGGAGATTCAGCAACCTATACACGAACTCTAACAGAAGAAGAGTTGGTGCTTTTTGCCGCGGTTTCTGGAGATGTTAACCCCGTCCACCTAGATAAGGATTATGCCAGTAAATCACTATTTAAAGAGAGAATTGCGCACGGAATGTGGTCTGGTGCGTTGATCTCAGCAGCCCTCGCGACCGTTATTCCCGGTCCAGGCACTGTCTACCTTGAACAAAGCCTTAATTTCAAACGCCCTGTTAAGTTAGAAGACACACTAACAATTAAGCTCACGGTTTTAAGAAAAGAAGAGCGTAGCCGAGTTGTGTTTGAATGTGAAGCCATCAACCAAGAAGGCAATATAGTGGTAACCGGCGAGGCTAAAGTAATCGCCCCTTCTGAAAAGATATCACTAGAGCGCCCTGTTCTGCCAAAAATAACCATCGGTGAACTTCCCGACGCATAA
- a CDS encoding alpha/beta fold hydrolase, protein MKLDEFTLPATDGHNIYVRCWKPSRRTPQGIVQIAHGMAEHSARYSDTAQQLCQAGFIVFAHDHRGHGRSKNSSGAGLYAKKNGWSLVKSDLDIVQTHIAEHHSNLPIFLLGHSMGSFITMSYLVDSNPKLAGVMLSGSNFDHPIRYRALKPIIKAEKLRAGKTGTSRFIEYLTFGSFNNGILNPATPFDWLSTDSNEVEKYIKDEDCGFLCTNQLWDDLTDGLISISSNRELRKIESTLPIYLFAGCKDPVGGYSKGVRRLAHQLIGSGHIDVSCKLYPDGRHEMLNESNKTEVVDDLIAWMATKVRHQP, encoded by the coding sequence ATGAAGCTGGATGAATTTACCCTTCCTGCGACAGATGGACACAACATCTATGTAAGATGCTGGAAACCCTCCCGAAGAACACCACAGGGCATCGTACAAATTGCCCACGGGATGGCTGAACACTCTGCTCGCTACTCTGACACTGCTCAACAGCTATGCCAAGCCGGGTTTATAGTCTTCGCTCATGACCACAGAGGCCATGGTCGCTCGAAGAATAGTTCCGGTGCGGGGCTCTACGCTAAAAAAAATGGCTGGAGCCTTGTTAAAAGCGACTTAGACATCGTGCAAACCCATATAGCAGAACACCACTCTAATCTACCGATTTTTTTGCTAGGCCACAGTATGGGCTCATTTATCACTATGTCCTACCTGGTGGATTCAAACCCAAAGCTTGCTGGAGTAATGCTTTCGGGGTCTAACTTTGATCATCCTATACGCTACCGAGCCTTAAAACCTATCATAAAAGCCGAAAAGCTTAGAGCCGGAAAAACAGGTACCAGCCGCTTCATAGAGTACTTAACCTTTGGCAGCTTTAATAACGGGATATTAAATCCAGCCACCCCGTTTGACTGGCTTTCAACTGACTCTAACGAAGTGGAGAAGTACATAAAAGATGAAGATTGTGGTTTTTTATGCACTAATCAACTTTGGGATGACCTCACAGACGGCCTGATCAGCATATCCTCCAATAGAGAGCTAAGGAAAATCGAGTCAACGCTTCCAATCTACCTATTTGCAGGATGCAAAGATCCAGTCGGGGGGTATAGTAAAGGCGTTAGACGTCTAGCCCACCAACTTATCGGTAGTGGTCACATAGATGTAAGCTGCAAGCTCTATCCAGATGGCCGTCATGAAATGTTAAACGAATCCAACAAAACTGAGGTGGTTGATGATTTAATTGCCTGGATGGCGACAAAGGTTCGTCACCAACCATGA
- a CDS encoding AMP-binding protein, protein MELENFFKDKYPPGVPAEIDPNQYSSVVDVFEQSCKKFSDRPAFSAIGVTLTYGELDKLTQDFAAFLQNKTGLKPGDRIAIQLPNLTQYPIVVFGAMRAGLVVVNTNPLYTKRELEHQFNDSGAKALVVLANMAGLAQEVIPHTSIEHVIVTEIADMHSPIKRTVMNAAVKYIKKMVPPYNIPGATSFNKALTTGAKYTFKPVEVKREDIAVLQYTGGTTGVAKGAMLTHHNLVCNMLQLKPLLTAKLGEGQETIIAPLPLYHIYSFTLNCGIMVITGNHSVLIPNPRDIPGFVKELKNWKFSCFMGLNTLFVALCNNEEFQDLDFSNLKVTASGGMALTKDAAKMWKTVTGCEVAEGYGMTETSPVVTINPLNNIQIGSIGMPVPSTLVKTVDEDGNDLPIGEVGELCAKGPQVMKGYWQRPDETAKTITEDGWIKTGDIGLVQDDGYIKIVDRKKDMILVSGFNVYPNEIEDVIVSHPDVIECAAVGIPDLKAGEAVKVFAVSSNSNLKESELKEFCRERLTAYKVPKVIEFRDELPKTNVGKVLRRELRDEEVNK, encoded by the coding sequence ATGGAATTGGAAAACTTCTTTAAGGATAAGTATCCACCAGGGGTTCCCGCCGAGATAGACCCTAATCAGTACAGCAGTGTAGTGGATGTTTTTGAACAATCCTGTAAGAAATTTTCAGATAGGCCTGCGTTTTCAGCGATTGGTGTGACGCTTACTTATGGTGAGCTAGACAAACTAACACAAGATTTCGCCGCATTTCTTCAAAACAAAACCGGCCTAAAGCCCGGTGATCGAATAGCCATACAACTACCGAACTTAACCCAGTATCCTATAGTTGTGTTTGGTGCGATGCGTGCAGGGTTAGTGGTAGTAAATACTAATCCGCTCTATACAAAGCGCGAGCTTGAACATCAATTTAATGACTCAGGGGCCAAGGCGTTGGTTGTTCTTGCCAATATGGCGGGACTTGCGCAAGAGGTTATTCCACATACCAGTATAGAGCACGTTATTGTTACTGAAATCGCAGATATGCACTCTCCGATAAAGCGCACGGTGATGAATGCTGCGGTTAAGTACATTAAAAAAATGGTTCCCCCTTACAATATTCCCGGTGCAACCTCTTTCAATAAAGCATTAACAACGGGGGCAAAATATACCTTTAAACCTGTTGAGGTTAAGCGGGAAGATATCGCAGTTTTACAGTACACAGGTGGTACAACAGGTGTCGCTAAAGGCGCGATGTTAACCCATCATAACCTGGTGTGTAACATGCTTCAGCTAAAGCCTTTATTGACTGCAAAGTTGGGAGAAGGTCAAGAGACAATTATCGCACCGCTTCCGCTCTACCACATATACTCGTTTACCTTAAACTGCGGCATTATGGTAATCACGGGCAATCATAGTGTACTCATTCCTAACCCACGAGATATTCCTGGTTTTGTTAAAGAGCTTAAAAACTGGAAGTTCTCTTGCTTCATGGGGTTAAATACCTTGTTTGTTGCACTCTGCAATAATGAAGAGTTCCAGGATCTTGACTTTAGTAATCTAAAAGTAACCGCATCTGGTGGTATGGCGTTAACTAAAGATGCTGCCAAGATGTGGAAGACGGTTACAGGGTGTGAGGTAGCAGAAGGTTATGGTATGACAGAAACCTCGCCAGTTGTGACGATTAACCCGCTAAATAATATTCAAATTGGCAGTATTGGTATGCCGGTACCTTCAACGTTGGTTAAGACGGTCGATGAAGATGGCAATGATTTGCCTATCGGTGAGGTTGGAGAGCTTTGCGCTAAAGGTCCTCAGGTGATGAAGGGGTACTGGCAACGTCCAGACGAAACGGCTAAAACAATCACCGAAGATGGCTGGATCAAAACCGGTGACATCGGACTTGTTCAGGATGACGGCTATATTAAAATCGTAGATCGTAAAAAAGATATGATTTTGGTTTCTGGCTTTAACGTATATCCAAATGAAATCGAAGACGTGATAGTTAGCCATCCAGATGTTATAGAGTGTGCGGCGGTTGGTATTCCAGACCTTAAAGCTGGTGAAGCCGTTAAAGTATTTGCGGTAAGCTCGAACTCAAACTTAAAAGAGAGTGAGCTTAAAGAGTTTTGCCGTGAACGCTTAACTGCCTACAAAGTACCAAAGGTTATTGAGTTCAGAGATGAGCTTCCAAAAACCAATGTGGGTAAGGTGCTTCGCCGAGAGTTAAGAGATGAAGAGGTGAACAAGTAA
- the hrpA gene encoding ATP-dependent RNA helicase HrpA, producing the protein MTVENQQQIKAQLNDCLLKDQVFVRRRLRKISQIKEVEKRNKAFAELQSKVDRSKVRVQARADALPDIRFPPELPVSQKSEEIAKAIQQNQVVVIAGETGSGKTTQIPKICMQLGRGVKGQIGHTQPRRLAARSVSMRIAEEVGSELGGVVGYQVRFNDKVSDNTLVKLMTDGILLAEIQRDRFLNAYDTIIIDEAHERSLNIDFLLGYLKRLLPKRPDLKVIITSATIDVERFSKHFDNAPVIEVSGRAYSVETRYRPLYESEDGDDDRTLNEAVLQSVLEIVDEEKTSKKPFGDILVFLPGEREIRDLAKYLRDYEIKDTEVLPLYARLSAADQLRVFKSHKGRRIVLSTNVAETSITVPGIRYVIDPGTARISRYSYRSKIQRLPVEAISQASANQRKGRCGRVAEGICYRLYSEEDFNNRPEFTDAEILRTNLASVILKMIDLGFGQIDEFPFVDSPDKRLINDGFKLLFELGAVDSKRQMTDQGKVLAKIPVDPRIGRMLIEANNQGSLTEVLIITSALSIQDPRERPAEKKQAADQAHAAYKDPDSDFVSFVNLWNQYEEERQALSSNQLKKHCLKNYLSFMRMREWREVHRQLHLICKELKFTENAAASGYEAIHRSLLSGLLNNIGAKEDKKEYKGARNRHFNIFPGSACYKKPPKWIVSAELVETSQVFARINAKIEPQWVEPLAAHIVKHSYFEPHWEQKRGQVVAFERISLYGLDIVPKRKIHYGTIDSKVSRELFIRHALVQGELRSKAPFLRENSQLIEQVDELETRIRKKDILIDDDTLFDFYEERIPTNIISGRYFESWWKKLGPDQLSSLRLTKEFVMKREASEVNESSYPDTINLNNINFKLNYNFAPGQEGDGVSIVVPKGAVRQLPLNRLEWMVPGLLREKCIQLVKSLPRSIRKQFVPVPDYVDQALKNIKPSNEPVTRVLGQQLTRITGVKIPEESWNSEAVDEHLKFNIQVVDEAGKVDQESRDVLGLMEQFKDVEFDVSVGGTEEQKQYQTEFTDWSFGELPLHKEVDQGGIKLNLMPTLEDHKRFVKLALSNDRLSADKHTIRAVARLTLLALPDQKKYILSKLPKFQQTSLMFAPFVKAVDLSDDLLMGSLIQLLSEREMPRSAEQFTSWLTECRAIWFEHTCELALLLNDIALQHHNLMKQLKGKINLALAHSMTDLKFQLNHLVYNGFISQTPKEWLKHFPRYLEAANERFEKMPREMGNERTFLATIDGCWDQYESLKAQHEQQGIFDLELEKYRWMIEELRVSWFAQKLGTAMTISEKRLNKQWDLVRK; encoded by the coding sequence ATGACCGTAGAAAACCAGCAACAGATAAAAGCGCAACTCAATGACTGCCTGCTCAAAGATCAGGTGTTTGTTCGGCGTCGTCTACGTAAAATTAGTCAGATCAAAGAAGTAGAAAAGCGGAACAAGGCATTTGCGGAGTTGCAATCGAAAGTTGACCGCTCAAAGGTACGAGTTCAAGCTCGGGCAGATGCGTTGCCTGATATACGTTTCCCTCCTGAGCTACCCGTTAGTCAGAAGAGTGAGGAAATTGCCAAGGCTATTCAGCAGAATCAGGTGGTGGTGATAGCGGGTGAGACGGGATCAGGAAAAACCACTCAAATTCCTAAGATATGCATGCAACTTGGTCGTGGGGTAAAAGGGCAAATTGGTCACACTCAGCCACGCCGTTTGGCAGCTCGATCAGTTTCGATGAGGATTGCAGAGGAAGTTGGCAGTGAACTGGGTGGCGTAGTCGGTTATCAAGTTCGGTTTAATGACAAGGTATCTGATAATACTTTGGTTAAGCTCATGACCGATGGTATTTTATTGGCAGAGATCCAGAGAGATCGCTTTCTTAACGCATACGATACGATAATTATCGATGAGGCTCATGAGCGAAGTCTTAATATTGACTTTTTGTTAGGCTATTTGAAGCGGTTGTTGCCAAAACGTCCAGACCTTAAAGTAATTATTACATCCGCAACGATTGATGTGGAGCGTTTTTCTAAGCACTTTGATAATGCTCCGGTTATTGAGGTAAGTGGCAGAGCCTACAGTGTAGAAACACGTTACCGACCTCTTTATGAGAGTGAAGATGGTGATGATGATCGAACCTTAAATGAAGCAGTATTACAGTCGGTTTTAGAAATCGTCGATGAAGAGAAAACCAGTAAAAAGCCTTTTGGTGATATTTTAGTATTTTTACCTGGTGAGCGGGAGATTCGCGACCTAGCTAAGTATCTCCGTGACTACGAAATAAAAGATACCGAAGTCCTACCGTTATACGCACGACTTAGTGCTGCTGATCAGTTAAGGGTGTTCAAATCCCATAAAGGACGCAGAATCGTTTTGTCGACCAATGTCGCTGAAACCTCCATAACAGTGCCGGGCATTCGCTATGTTATTGACCCAGGCACCGCTCGAATCAGCCGCTACAGTTACCGCTCCAAAATACAACGACTGCCTGTAGAAGCGATATCCCAAGCTAGCGCAAATCAACGCAAAGGCCGTTGTGGACGAGTTGCAGAGGGGATTTGTTATCGGCTTTATAGCGAAGAAGATTTCAATAATAGACCCGAGTTTACTGATGCAGAAATTTTGCGCACCAATCTAGCGTCTGTCATCTTAAAAATGATTGATTTAGGCTTTGGTCAGATTGATGAATTCCCCTTTGTTGACAGCCCTGATAAACGATTGATTAACGACGGCTTTAAACTGCTGTTTGAGCTTGGAGCAGTGGACTCTAAGCGGCAGATGACAGACCAGGGTAAAGTTTTAGCGAAAATACCTGTCGACCCTAGAATAGGGCGAATGTTAATAGAGGCGAACAATCAGGGTAGTCTGACAGAGGTGCTCATAATTACCAGTGCTCTCAGTATACAAGACCCAAGGGAGCGCCCTGCAGAAAAGAAACAAGCCGCAGACCAGGCTCATGCCGCCTACAAAGACCCCGATTCAGACTTTGTTTCATTTGTTAATTTGTGGAACCAATATGAAGAAGAGCGTCAGGCGTTGTCGAGTAATCAACTAAAAAAGCACTGCCTCAAGAACTACCTTTCGTTTATGCGAATGCGTGAGTGGCGCGAAGTTCACCGCCAACTTCATTTGATTTGCAAAGAGTTAAAATTTACCGAAAACGCTGCTGCATCAGGCTATGAGGCTATACATCGTTCTTTGTTGTCTGGTTTGCTTAATAATATAGGCGCGAAAGAGGATAAGAAAGAGTACAAAGGCGCGCGTAACAGGCACTTTAATATCTTTCCTGGGTCGGCTTGTTATAAAAAACCACCTAAGTGGATAGTAAGCGCCGAACTGGTAGAGACCTCTCAGGTATTTGCTCGTATTAACGCAAAAATAGAGCCGCAGTGGGTAGAGCCTCTTGCAGCACATATTGTAAAGCACTCCTACTTCGAGCCACATTGGGAGCAGAAGCGAGGGCAGGTTGTCGCTTTTGAACGGATCTCTTTATATGGCTTAGATATTGTCCCTAAACGCAAGATTCACTACGGTACGATTGACTCGAAAGTATCGAGAGAGTTGTTCATTCGGCATGCACTGGTGCAAGGTGAGTTGCGTTCAAAGGCACCGTTTTTACGAGAAAACAGTCAATTAATAGAACAGGTCGACGAACTTGAAACAAGGATTCGTAAGAAAGACATCCTTATAGATGATGATACGTTGTTTGATTTTTATGAAGAGCGTATCCCGACCAATATCATCAGCGGTCGTTATTTCGAATCCTGGTGGAAGAAGTTAGGTCCAGACCAATTATCATCACTCCGGCTAACTAAAGAATTTGTGATGAAGCGTGAAGCATCAGAGGTCAATGAATCAAGTTACCCGGATACCATAAATCTTAACAATATTAACTTTAAGCTTAACTACAACTTTGCGCCTGGCCAAGAAGGGGATGGTGTATCGATAGTCGTTCCTAAAGGTGCTGTTAGGCAACTGCCTCTAAATAGGCTGGAGTGGATGGTCCCTGGTTTATTAAGAGAAAAGTGTATTCAGCTGGTTAAGTCTTTACCTCGATCTATACGTAAACAGTTCGTACCTGTACCTGACTATGTTGACCAGGCGTTGAAGAATATTAAGCCGAGTAATGAGCCAGTAACACGAGTTTTGGGGCAGCAACTAACACGTATAACCGGGGTTAAGATTCCAGAAGAGAGTTGGAATAGTGAAGCTGTTGATGAGCATTTAAAATTCAACATCCAAGTGGTAGATGAAGCAGGAAAGGTTGATCAAGAAAGTCGAGACGTTTTAGGCTTGATGGAGCAGTTTAAGGATGTTGAGTTTGATGTCTCGGTTGGTGGCACCGAAGAACAAAAGCAATATCAGACAGAGTTTACAGACTGGAGTTTTGGTGAGCTGCCTTTACACAAAGAGGTTGACCAAGGAGGCATTAAACTAAATTTGATGCCTACACTCGAAGATCATAAACGATTCGTAAAGCTCGCTCTATCTAACGATCGCCTGTCTGCAGATAAACACACAATCAGAGCAGTTGCCAGATTGACTTTACTGGCACTGCCTGATCAGAAAAAATACATTCTTAGTAAGCTTCCTAAGTTTCAACAAACCAGCTTAATGTTTGCGCCATTTGTTAAGGCTGTAGATCTTTCAGACGACCTATTAATGGGGAGTCTAATCCAGCTGCTATCAGAGCGTGAGATGCCTAGAAGTGCTGAGCAATTTACATCTTGGTTAACCGAATGTAGAGCAATATGGTTTGAACACACATGCGAGTTGGCCCTATTGCTTAATGACATTGCGCTCCAGCACCATAACCTTATGAAACAGTTAAAGGGTAAAATTAACTTGGCTCTTGCTCACTCAATGACCGATTTAAAATTTCAATTAAATCATTTGGTCTATAATGGGTTTATTTCACAGACCCCAAAAGAGTGGTTAAAGCATTTTCCAAGATATTTAGAAGCAGCAAATGAACGCTTTGAAAAAATGCCGCGAGAAATGGGTAATGAACGAACGTTTTTGGCGACAATTGATGGTTGCTGGGACCAATATGAAAGCCTAAAAGCACAGCATGAGCAGCAGGGTATTTTTGATCTTGAGTTAGAAAAATATCGTTGGATGATAGAGGAACTGAGGGTTTCGTGGTTTGCTCAAAAACTCGGTACTGCAATGACGATATCTGAAAAGCGTTTAAACAAACAATGGGATTTAGTTAGAAAGTGA
- a CDS encoding beta-ketoacyl-ACP synthase III: MIKAAISGTGLYTPPESISNDELVEAFNQYVADYNEEHAADISKGAVEPLQASSSAFIEKASGIKNRRVINKSGILDPARMTPYIAERSDEEPSIQCDMAVIAANEALEQAGKTVADIDAVIIACSNMPRAYPALSVEVQSRLGIEGFAYDMNVACSSATFGLQAAVNAVENGSARAVLVISPEICTAHLNFRDRDSHFIFGDACTAIVVEQMETATSQHVYEVVGTKLKTVFSNNIRNNFGFLNRCDESGEGKPDKLFVQQGRKVFKDVVPMVASIIGDHLQENTLAPENLKRMWLHQANLSMNKLISKKVLGRDPSNLEAPVILDEYANTSSAGSIIAYHKHKADLEKGDLGVICSFGAGYSVGSVLIRKC, from the coding sequence GTGATTAAAGCAGCAATCAGTGGTACAGGACTCTACACCCCTCCAGAAAGCATTTCTAATGACGAGTTGGTCGAAGCATTTAATCAGTATGTCGCCGACTATAATGAGGAGCATGCAGCCGATATTTCAAAAGGTGCTGTAGAACCATTGCAAGCCTCATCTTCCGCATTTATAGAAAAAGCTTCGGGTATTAAAAATCGTCGAGTTATCAATAAGTCAGGTATTCTTGATCCTGCACGAATGACCCCTTATATAGCTGAGAGAAGTGATGAGGAACCGAGCATTCAGTGCGATATGGCGGTTATTGCAGCGAATGAGGCGCTTGAGCAAGCAGGCAAAACAGTTGCTGATATAGATGCAGTTATCATAGCCTGCTCAAATATGCCGAGAGCGTACCCAGCACTATCTGTTGAAGTACAAAGTCGTTTAGGTATAGAGGGCTTTGCTTACGATATGAATGTGGCTTGCTCATCTGCGACTTTTGGATTGCAGGCAGCCGTTAATGCTGTCGAAAATGGCAGTGCTCGTGCCGTTTTAGTCATTAGCCCAGAAATATGTACTGCCCATCTAAATTTTCGTGATCGAGACAGCCACTTTATATTTGGTGATGCTTGTACAGCCATAGTCGTTGAGCAGATGGAGACAGCGACTAGCCAGCATGTTTATGAAGTGGTGGGCACTAAGCTGAAAACAGTTTTTTCAAATAATATCCGAAATAATTTCGGATTTTTGAATCGTTGTGACGAATCTGGCGAAGGTAAACCGGATAAACTGTTTGTGCAACAGGGTCGTAAGGTGTTTAAAGATGTGGTGCCCATGGTTGCCAGTATTATTGGTGATCATTTGCAAGAAAACACGCTAGCACCTGAGAACCTTAAACGAATGTGGCTACACCAAGCTAACTTGAGCATGAACAAACTGATCTCTAAAAAGGTATTAGGTCGCGACCCAAGTAACCTAGAGGCTCCGGTTATTCTTGATGAGTATGCTAATACTAGTTCGGCCGGCTCAATCATTGCTTATCATAAGCATAAGGCTGATTTAGAAAAAGGTGATTTAGGGGTAATCTGCTCCTTTGGCGCTGGATATTCTGTAGGAAGCGTATTAATACGTAAATGTTAA